A window from Aliamphritea hakodatensis encodes these proteins:
- the argC gene encoding N-acetyl-gamma-glutamyl-phosphate reductase, with protein MVKVGIVGGTGYTGVELLRLLANHSQAKVEVITSRSEEGVRVDDMYPNLRGHYDLRFTVPDVSTLSQCDVVFFATPHGVAMKMAPELVANGVKVIDLGADFRIKDLELWSQWYGMEHTSPEAAAMAVYGLPEVNREAIKSAQLIACPGCYPTAAQLGFLPLIENNLIDHRRLIADCKSGVSGAGRGANVGALLCETSESMKAYGVSGHRHLPEIKQGLSEAAGRPVGLTFVPHLTPMIRGIHATLYATLKDPVDGLQELFEARYANEPFVDVMPAGSHPETRSVKGANICRISVFRPQNDDTVVVLSAIDNLVKGAAGQAIQNMNIMCGIAENEGLRAVGMMP; from the coding sequence GTGGTAAAAGTAGGTATTGTCGGCGGCACCGGTTACACCGGTGTGGAGTTACTCAGGTTATTGGCGAATCATTCTCAGGCGAAGGTTGAGGTAATTACCTCCCGATCTGAAGAAGGCGTGCGCGTTGACGATATGTACCCAAACCTGCGCGGACACTACGATTTGCGTTTCACCGTGCCTGATGTATCGACACTGAGTCAGTGCGATGTGGTATTTTTTGCCACCCCTCATGGTGTGGCAATGAAAATGGCACCGGAGCTGGTGGCAAACGGCGTTAAGGTGATTGATCTGGGGGCAGATTTCCGGATTAAGGATCTGGAGTTGTGGTCACAGTGGTACGGTATGGAACATACCTCCCCTGAGGCGGCGGCGATGGCTGTTTACGGCCTGCCGGAAGTGAACCGTGAAGCGATTAAATCCGCACAGCTGATCGCCTGCCCGGGGTGTTACCCGACAGCCGCTCAGCTGGGTTTCCTGCCGCTGATCGAGAATAATCTGATTGATCACCGTCGTTTGATTGCTGACTGCAAGTCAGGTGTCAGTGGTGCTGGCCGTGGTGCAAATGTCGGTGCGCTGTTATGTGAAACCAGTGAAAGTATGAAAGCCTACGGGGTTTCCGGACACCGTCACCTGCCGGAAATCAAGCAGGGGCTGAGTGAAGCCGCCGGCCGGCCCGTTGGTCTGACGTTTGTGCCGCACCTGACGCCAATGATTCGCGGTATCCACGCAACCCTGTATGCTACGCTGAAAGATCCGGTGGATGGTTTGCAGGAACTGTTTGAAGCGCGGTATGCCAATGAGCCGTTTGTGGATGTGATGCCTGCAGGAAGCCACCCGGAAACCCGCAGTGTGAAAGGTGCCAATATCTGCCGGATCAGTGTTTTCCGTCCGCAAAACGATGACACTGTGGTGGTTCTGTCTGCTATCGACAACCTGGTAAAAGGTGCGGCGGGTCAGGCCATCCAGAATATGAACATTATGTGCGGTATCGCGGAAAATGAAGGTCTGCGTGCTGTCGGTATGATGCCATAA
- the bufB gene encoding MNIO family bufferin maturase → MQVNETASVGLGLRQAHYQAVIDRAPSVGWFEVHSENYFNPGGPNHYFLQRVRDHYPLSLHGVGLSVGSTDPLDMEYLASLKQLIEQYEPFLVSDHVSWSRHNGEYFPDLYPLPFTAGVIEHLVSRIQQVQEYLGRALILENVSSYVTFTGSEMTEWDFLNEVTARSGCQLLLDVNNVAVNSCNHGFGAEDFIAGIRAGSVAEIHLSGATHKMINQQPFIIDSHDAEVADGVWALYRQATERFGVLPSLIEWDSQMPDLQVLLDQAAIAAQIQGGCVHAG, encoded by the coding sequence ATGCAGGTGAATGAAACAGCTTCAGTAGGCCTTGGGTTACGGCAGGCTCATTATCAGGCTGTTATTGACCGGGCGCCCTCCGTCGGATGGTTTGAAGTTCACAGTGAAAATTATTTTAACCCCGGTGGCCCGAATCATTATTTTTTGCAGCGTGTCCGTGACCATTACCCGTTGTCGCTGCACGGTGTGGGTCTGTCGGTGGGCTCAACGGACCCGCTGGATATGGAATATCTGGCATCCCTGAAACAGCTGATCGAACAGTATGAGCCTTTCCTTGTATCGGATCATGTGTCCTGGAGCCGGCATAACGGCGAGTATTTTCCGGATCTTTACCCGTTACCTTTCACGGCCGGGGTGATTGAGCATCTGGTTTCCCGTATTCAGCAGGTACAGGAGTATCTGGGCCGGGCACTGATACTGGAAAATGTTTCCAGCTATGTCACGTTTACCGGGTCAGAAATGACCGAGTGGGATTTCCTGAATGAAGTGACTGCGAGAAGCGGTTGTCAGTTGTTACTGGATGTGAATAACGTTGCGGTGAACAGTTGTAATCATGGTTTCGGGGCGGAAGATTTTATTGCCGGGATCCGGGCAGGCAGTGTGGCGGAAATTCATTTGTCAGGTGCCACCCATAAAATGATCAATCAGCAGCCTTTTATTATCGACAGTCATGATGCCGAAGTGGCAGACGGCGTATGGGCACTGTATCGCCAGGCAACCGAGCGTTTTGGTGTGCTTCCCAGTCTGATTGAGTGGGACAGTCAGATGCCTGACCTTCAGGTGCTGCTGGATCAGGCAGCAATTGCCGCGCAGATTCAGGGAGGCTGTGTTCATGCTGGCTGA
- the thiE gene encoding thiamine phosphate synthase yields the protein MNTRSPDSRLHGLYGITDSKLMPDLESMLSQVEAALQGGCGIIQYRDKSADTELRHRQAAALLALCHRYNGLLLINDDIALAKAVSADGVHLGQGDGNHQSARHELGPDAIIGITCHDSLELAEQACACDADYVAFGAFFASQTKPDAKPAPMHLLHDAKQNLPVPVVAIGGITVDNAHQIIDAGADMLAVVNSLFSAEDITARAESFQQLFRE from the coding sequence ATGAATACCCGCTCCCCAGATTCCCGCCTGCACGGACTTTATGGCATCACCGACAGCAAACTGATGCCTGATCTGGAAAGTATGCTTTCGCAGGTTGAAGCCGCATTACAGGGGGGCTGCGGCATTATTCAGTACCGGGATAAATCCGCCGATACTGAATTGCGACACCGGCAGGCAGCTGCGCTTCTGGCGCTGTGTCACAGGTACAACGGCCTGTTACTGATCAACGATGATATCGCGCTGGCTAAAGCTGTTTCAGCGGATGGCGTGCATCTTGGCCAGGGAGACGGCAATCACCAAAGTGCCCGTCATGAACTGGGGCCTGACGCGATTATCGGCATTACCTGCCATGACAGTCTGGAACTGGCCGAACAGGCCTGTGCCTGCGATGCGGATTACGTTGCCTTCGGTGCATTCTTTGCTTCCCAGACAAAACCGGACGCCAAACCGGCCCCAATGCACCTGCTTCATGACGCAAAGCAAAACCTGCCTGTTCCGGTAGTAGCGATAGGCGGTATTACTGTGGATAATGCACATCAGATTATTGACGCCGGAGCGGATATGCTGGCTGTGGTAAACAGTTTATTCAGCGCAGAAGACATCACCGCCCGGGCAGAAAGCTTTCAGCAGCTGTTTCGCGAATAA
- the hemL gene encoding glutamate-1-semialdehyde 2,1-aminomutase has translation MSRSESLFQAAQTHIPGGVNSPVRAFKGVGGTPIFFKRGEGAYLFDEDDKQYIDYVGSWGPMILGHANPDVLNAVRGMIDSGLGFGAPTAIEIDMADKVCEMMPGMDLVRMVNSGTEATMSAIRLARGYTGRDKIVKFEGCYHGHSDSLLVKAGSGALTLGEPNSPGVPAALAEHTITLTYNDLDNVREAFAAAGDQIACIIVEPVAGNMNCIPPVEGFLQGLRDICDEYGTVLILDEVMTGFRVSLTGAQGYYGVIPDLTTMGKVIGGGLPVGAFGGKREIMEHIAPLGPVYQAGTLSGNPIAMAAGLTMLNALEEEGFHERLSAKTELLAEGLESMALRHNVPFTTNYVGGMFGLFFTDQESVTCFADVMKCDTDKFNRFFHGMLEEGIYLAPSAFEAGFLSAAHSEADIEATIEAAGRVFAKL, from the coding sequence ATGTCACGTTCAGAATCGCTGTTTCAGGCTGCCCAGACCCACATCCCCGGCGGTGTAAACTCGCCGGTACGCGCCTTTAAAGGCGTCGGTGGCACACCGATTTTCTTCAAACGCGGTGAAGGCGCTTACCTGTTTGATGAAGACGATAAACAATATATCGACTACGTAGGCTCCTGGGGACCAATGATCCTCGGCCACGCCAACCCGGACGTGCTGAATGCCGTGCGCGGCATGATCGACAGCGGGCTGGGCTTCGGTGCACCTACCGCCATCGAAATTGACATGGCCGATAAAGTCTGCGAAATGATGCCAGGCATGGATCTGGTTCGGATGGTGAACTCCGGCACAGAAGCCACTATGAGCGCAATCCGACTGGCACGGGGTTACACCGGCCGGGATAAAATCGTTAAATTCGAAGGCTGCTACCATGGCCACTCTGACTCGCTGCTGGTTAAAGCCGGTTCCGGCGCCCTGACACTGGGGGAGCCTAACTCTCCGGGTGTACCGGCCGCACTGGCTGAACACACCATCACCCTGACGTACAACGATCTGGATAACGTGCGTGAAGCGTTCGCCGCTGCCGGCGATCAGATCGCCTGCATCATCGTAGAACCGGTTGCCGGTAACATGAACTGCATCCCGCCTGTTGAAGGTTTCCTGCAAGGGCTTCGCGACATCTGTGACGAATACGGCACCGTCCTGATTCTGGATGAAGTGATGACCGGCTTCCGGGTTTCCCTGACCGGTGCTCAGGGTTACTACGGTGTCATCCCTGACCTGACCACCATGGGCAAGGTCATCGGCGGCGGCCTGCCAGTCGGTGCATTCGGCGGTAAGCGGGAGATTATGGAACACATTGCGCCACTGGGCCCGGTATACCAGGCAGGCACTCTGTCCGGTAACCCGATCGCCATGGCTGCCGGCCTGACCATGCTGAACGCCCTTGAAGAAGAAGGCTTCCACGAACGCCTGAGCGCCAAAACAGAATTGCTGGCTGAAGGCCTGGAAAGCATGGCACTGCGCCACAACGTACCTTTCACCACTAACTACGTGGGCGGCATGTTCGGCCTGTTCTTCACCGATCAGGAGAGCGTTACCTGCTTTGCCGATGTGATGAAGTGCGACACCGATAAGTTCAACCGTTTCTTCCACGGCATGCTGGAGGAAGGTATTTATCTTGCACCGTCTGCGTTCGAAGCAGGCTTCCTGTCTGCGGCGCACAGCGAAGCCGATATTGAAGCGACAATTGAAGCGGCCGGCCGCGTATTTGCCAAGCTGTAA
- a CDS encoding alkaline phosphatase family protein — MNKLILIMIDGISAGKFEQMRDQLPHLDALARQGCQVKELTPEICGTSFPGRTSMIIGRPPAEHGVYGNKIWDGDVFRWSNPYDVRGETLAGFARKAGGDVVNVGYGMVRPEDCNLFIKPWWVNDVMSRGRDNEPHPANEQWRLTGKNLDPDNRLSQLGLNIDEMVDPIADREQTLSLGMLADYQLMQVAATLAGADAPDLIMLEVGITDYYLHQYGTEHPQTELSLRTADAQVGALMTQLRSNGTLDTYNFAIMSDHGHAAMPDAVRCDLLLPEGCRWSSEGSVLMVAPRSDEEATTVTEQLLAQGMEIMPKDFIPADLHDTLIAFTCPAGEYVSFEADVMGTGTIRGASKYKSNHGMRPGTPEDNRFCIFAGPNVPQMEVDFATAVQVAPTMAAIMGVETDWTVEPILKAV; from the coding sequence ATGAACAAACTCATTCTCATCATGATCGATGGCATCAGTGCCGGTAAATTTGAACAGATGCGTGATCAGCTTCCCCATCTGGATGCGCTGGCCAGACAGGGCTGTCAGGTAAAAGAACTGACACCGGAAATCTGCGGGACGTCTTTCCCGGGCCGGACGTCAATGATCATCGGCCGCCCGCCGGCAGAACATGGCGTGTACGGCAATAAAATCTGGGACGGTGATGTTTTCCGCTGGTCGAATCCCTATGATGTGCGCGGCGAAACCCTGGCAGGCTTCGCCCGTAAAGCCGGTGGTGACGTTGTGAATGTCGGCTACGGCATGGTTCGCCCGGAAGACTGCAACCTGTTCATCAAACCCTGGTGGGTTAATGATGTCATGAGCCGGGGCCGTGATAACGAGCCGCATCCGGCCAATGAACAGTGGCGTCTCACCGGAAAAAACCTCGATCCGGATAACCGGCTGTCACAACTGGGCCTGAACATTGACGAGATGGTTGATCCTATTGCAGACCGGGAACAGACGCTGAGCCTGGGTATGCTGGCGGATTACCAACTGATGCAGGTAGCCGCCACGCTGGCTGGCGCCGATGCGCCGGACCTGATCATGCTGGAAGTGGGTATCACTGACTATTACCTGCACCAGTACGGCACTGAACATCCGCAAACGGAACTCTCCCTGCGCACCGCTGATGCCCAGGTAGGTGCGCTGATGACCCAGTTACGCAGCAATGGCACGCTGGACACATACAACTTCGCCATCATGAGTGACCACGGCCACGCGGCTATGCCTGACGCAGTACGCTGCGACCTGCTGTTGCCGGAAGGCTGCCGCTGGTCCAGCGAAGGCAGCGTACTGATGGTTGCACCGCGCTCTGACGAAGAAGCAACAACCGTCACCGAACAGCTGCTGGCACAGGGCATGGAAATTATGCCGAAAGATTTTATCCCGGCAGACCTGCATGACACGCTGATCGCCTTTACCTGCCCGGCCGGAGAATATGTCAGCTTCGAAGCCGACGTCATGGGCACAGGCACCATTCGCGGGGCATCCAAGTACAAATCCAATCACGGTATGCGCCCGGGCACACCTGAAGACAACCGCTTCTGTATTTTTGCCGGCCCGAATGTACCGCAAATGGAAGTTGATTTTGCAACGGCTGTTCAGGTCGCACCGACCATGGCTGCGATTATGGGTGTGGAAACTGACTGGACGGTTGAGCCCATTCTCAAGGCAGTCTGA
- a CDS encoding HvfC/BufC family peptide modification chaperone, which translates to MLAELQNSFIATLKQRQLTDFAPSLVSSEVSATDRMNIYANHLGLTLRELLTAAYPILAAQLEEDEFTRVCVSYCQQRPMAKPEAWTFGEGFAEVMAQDEALADQQPLIDLARIERAAQQCFYAADQTPLAADALAGMDAEALCKVRFYLLPGVQLLAVDAQALGYWQLAQNGGLTKQHVLPGRQAQLLIQRLPSGEIGVTGLDPALFLFIQLLAAGNDFMSTYEEVLQHFADFSVQEAYQYCITADVFSNQSG; encoded by the coding sequence ATGCTGGCTGAATTACAAAACAGTTTTATAGCTACCCTCAAGCAGCGGCAGTTAACGGACTTTGCTCCGTCGCTGGTGTCCTCTGAAGTGTCGGCCACCGACCGTATGAATATCTATGCCAATCATCTGGGGCTGACGCTGAGAGAGTTGCTGACGGCTGCTTATCCGATACTGGCAGCGCAACTGGAGGAAGATGAATTTACCCGGGTGTGTGTCAGTTATTGCCAGCAGCGGCCCATGGCGAAGCCGGAGGCCTGGACATTTGGTGAAGGTTTTGCCGAGGTGATGGCGCAGGATGAGGCCCTTGCTGATCAGCAGCCATTAATTGATCTGGCGCGGATTGAGCGGGCTGCGCAGCAGTGTTTTTATGCCGCTGATCAGACGCCGCTGGCCGCCGATGCGCTGGCGGGGATGGATGCAGAAGCATTGTGTAAGGTGCGGTTTTATCTGCTGCCCGGTGTGCAGTTGCTGGCAGTGGATGCCCAGGCGCTGGGGTACTGGCAGTTAGCACAGAATGGAGGATTAACGAAACAGCATGTGTTACCGGGCCGGCAGGCTCAGTTGCTGATTCAGCGTTTGCCCAGTGGTGAAATAGGCGTGACCGGGCTTGATCCGGCTCTCTTTCTGTTTATACAGCTGCTGGCGGCGGGTAATGATTTTATGAGTACGTATGAAGAGGTGTTACAGCACTTCGCCGATTTCTCCGTACAGGAGGCTTATCAGTACTGCATCACTGCAGATGTGTTTTCTAATCAGTCGGGCTGA
- a CDS encoding BufA1 family periplasmic bufferin-type metallophore produces MKDKNKLALALLSAVALQGCATVEAQSGSQAAAAQPASSASKETQKAVSSSGKTKYEKCYGIAKAGENGCRSNGLSCSGHSTSDRQANAWILVPKGLCDKIAGGRS; encoded by the coding sequence ATGAAAGATAAAAATAAACTTGCCTTGGCATTACTCTCTGCCGTTGCTTTGCAGGGCTGTGCAACGGTAGAAGCGCAGTCGGGTAGCCAGGCCGCTGCCGCCCAGCCTGCGTCTTCGGCCAGCAAAGAGACCCAGAAAGCGGTGAGTAGCAGTGGGAAAACGAAGTATGAGAAATGTTACGGCATTGCCAAGGCCGGTGAAAACGGTTGCCGTTCAAATGGTCTGAGCTGTTCCGGCCATTCAACCAGTGATCGTCAGGCGAATGCCTGGATTCTGGTGCCTAAGGGGTTATGCGATAAGATTGCCGGTGGCCGTTCATAA
- a CDS encoding chloride channel protein codes for MIQILADLYYRRMLKNIFSFEHFRHRLAHAEALPQLVLLGIFSGLVTGMLILAFRLVIELPLSEWLPGGDTENFEDLPRWLHFALPIFGAIVLAAIFYRLAPATRKVGIVHVMERLTYHQGHLPARNMWLQFVSAAVAILSGHSVGREGPAAHLGAACSSLLGQVLHLPNNSLRLLVGCGVAAAISAAFNTPLAGVIFAMEVILLEYTVIGFTPVLVASVTAALLVKSVYGHDADFDIPALQIQSLNEIPLVILLGFVIALIAAGFMRLMLYSQKSAAWPMTYRLLLAGLLTGIAALFYPQVMGIGYDTISEALQGNFTLSLLIGMLIAKCLLTPVVLGLGIPGGLIGPTFYIGALTGAAFALLTAGMAGPEHSEVGLYAMLGMGAMMGAVLNAPLAALIALLELTANPNIIFPGMLAIVVASTTVRYVFKLPSIFLATLQNQGLDYRHEPLSQALSRIGVASMLQSTVQLSFNCNLTAAKHALQQESQWLLLSNKEPDSILLPADLEAYISEHPEDADQDIDLMEIPALRRDVAPLSIKASLKDALDKMNHDQLDALYVCHLNQQIAGIITRDQIEHMYTQKLHN; via the coding sequence ATGATACAAATCCTCGCTGACCTTTACTATCGCAGAATGCTGAAAAACATTTTTTCCTTCGAACATTTTCGTCACCGTCTGGCTCATGCTGAAGCCCTCCCTCAACTTGTGCTTCTGGGGATCTTCTCCGGGCTGGTCACCGGCATGCTGATTCTGGCCTTTCGACTGGTTATAGAACTCCCCCTGTCTGAATGGCTGCCGGGGGGCGACACTGAAAACTTTGAAGACCTGCCCCGCTGGCTGCACTTCGCGCTGCCCATTTTTGGCGCCATCGTACTCGCCGCTATTTTTTACAGACTGGCTCCGGCGACCCGCAAGGTCGGCATCGTCCATGTAATGGAACGTCTGACCTATCATCAGGGGCATCTGCCAGCCAGGAATATGTGGTTACAGTTTGTTTCAGCAGCGGTTGCCATTCTCAGCGGACACTCCGTTGGCCGTGAAGGGCCGGCGGCACATCTGGGTGCCGCCTGCAGCAGTCTGCTGGGTCAGGTACTACATCTGCCGAATAATTCATTACGCTTACTGGTTGGCTGCGGTGTGGCCGCAGCTATTTCCGCCGCATTTAATACCCCTCTGGCCGGGGTTATTTTTGCGATGGAAGTGATCCTGCTTGAATACACCGTCATCGGTTTCACGCCGGTACTGGTGGCATCAGTCACGGCGGCCCTGCTGGTAAAGTCGGTTTACGGCCACGATGCTGACTTCGACATTCCGGCCCTGCAAATCCAGTCGCTGAATGAAATACCGCTGGTGATTTTGCTGGGCTTCGTCATTGCACTTATTGCTGCAGGCTTTATGCGGCTGATGCTATACAGCCAGAAGAGCGCAGCATGGCCGATGACTTACCGGTTACTGCTGGCCGGTCTGCTCACAGGCATTGCAGCACTGTTTTATCCACAGGTGATGGGCATCGGCTATGACACCATCAGCGAAGCATTACAGGGTAACTTCACCTTATCACTCCTGATAGGCATGCTGATTGCCAAATGTTTACTGACCCCGGTTGTACTGGGGCTGGGCATCCCCGGCGGCCTGATCGGTCCGACCTTTTACATTGGCGCGCTAACCGGCGCAGCTTTCGCGTTGCTCACCGCCGGCATGGCCGGACCGGAACATTCAGAGGTAGGGCTCTATGCAATGCTGGGGATGGGGGCCATGATGGGGGCCGTACTGAACGCCCCGCTCGCCGCCCTGATTGCATTACTGGAACTGACCGCCAACCCGAATATCATATTCCCCGGCATGCTGGCCATTGTCGTGGCCAGCACCACTGTCCGCTATGTGTTCAAACTGCCATCTATTTTTCTCGCCACGCTGCAAAATCAGGGGCTGGATTACCGGCACGAACCTCTGAGCCAGGCACTCTCCCGCATAGGTGTAGCCAGTATGTTGCAAAGCACGGTCCAGTTATCATTCAACTGCAACCTCACGGCAGCTAAGCATGCATTACAGCAAGAATCACAATGGCTGCTGCTCAGCAATAAAGAACCGGACAGCATTCTCCTGCCCGCCGACCTTGAAGCCTATATCAGCGAACACCCGGAGGACGCAGACCAGGATATCGATCTGATGGAAATCCCGGCGCTTCGCAGGGATGTTGCACCACTGAGTATCAAGGCAAGCCTGAAAGATGCGCTGGACAAAATGAATCACGATCAGTTGGATGCCCTTTACGTCTGCCACCTGAATCAGCAGATCGCCGGTATCATTACCCGTGATCAGATCGAACATATGTACACTCAAAAGCTGCACAACTGA
- the erpA gene encoding iron-sulfur cluster insertion protein ErpA, translated as MSESTYQEPTMAFTDSAAAKVKSLIQEEQNDDLKLRVYITGGGCAGFSYGFTFDDAMAEDDTAIENDGVTMVVDPMSFQYLAGAEVDYKEGLAGSQFVINNPNATTTCGCGSSFSI; from the coding sequence ATGTCAGAATCAACGTATCAGGAGCCAACGATGGCTTTCACTGATTCGGCTGCAGCTAAGGTGAAGAGCCTTATTCAGGAAGAGCAGAACGACGACCTGAAACTGCGTGTGTATATTACCGGTGGCGGCTGTGCCGGGTTCTCTTATGGTTTTACCTTTGATGATGCAATGGCTGAAGATGACACTGCGATCGAAAACGATGGTGTAACCATGGTTGTGGATCCGATGAGCTTTCAGTATCTGGCGGGCGCAGAAGTGGATTATAAAGAAGGGTTGGCCGGATCTCAGTTTGTGATTAACAATCCAAACGCAACGACTACCTGCGGCTGTGGATCATCTTTCTCTATCTGA
- a CDS encoding anhydro-N-acetylmuramic acid kinase, producing the protein MPASVYIGLMSGTSLDGIDAVAVSFEPHFRLLGTHSETLPESLNQNIRSLLAPGDNEIDRLGMLDLDLGKAFAGASNNLLAKHKLAHADIRAIGSHGQTIRHRPEHHFTLQSGDPNTIAEHTGIMTIADFRRRDMAAGGQGAPLVPAFHNALFHSPETNRVIVNIGGMANLTVLPACPDAEVLGYDTGPGNVLMDSWIHEHQQLSYDRNGNWAAQGNVIPQLLEQMLSLPFFHEPAPKSTGREQFNLIWIQRMLTLLDQAPNNTDVQATLAELTATSIAMAIRSHGLETAEVYLCGGGSHNRHLQQRIQALLPGYTVATTAALNLHPDWVEAVAFAWLAKQTLENLPGNMPTVTGASGYRILGAIYPA; encoded by the coding sequence ATGCCGGCATCCGTTTATATTGGTTTAATGTCCGGCACCAGCCTGGATGGAATTGATGCTGTTGCAGTGAGCTTCGAACCTCACTTCAGACTTCTGGGCACCCACAGCGAAACCCTCCCCGAATCCCTCAACCAGAACATTCGCAGTTTGCTGGCGCCGGGGGACAATGAAATTGATCGCCTTGGTATGCTTGATCTTGATCTGGGTAAAGCCTTCGCCGGTGCCAGCAATAACCTGTTGGCCAAACACAAATTAGCCCATGCTGACATTCGCGCGATTGGCAGCCACGGCCAGACAATCCGCCACCGCCCTGAACACCACTTCACCCTGCAAAGCGGCGACCCGAATACGATTGCCGAACACACAGGCATTATGACAATTGCCGATTTCCGCCGCCGGGATATGGCCGCAGGCGGTCAGGGCGCACCACTGGTACCGGCTTTTCATAATGCCCTGTTTCACAGTCCTGAGACCAACCGGGTCATTGTCAATATTGGCGGTATGGCCAACCTGACGGTATTACCTGCCTGCCCTGATGCTGAGGTTCTTGGCTACGACACAGGTCCGGGCAACGTGTTAATGGACAGCTGGATTCATGAACATCAGCAACTGAGTTACGACAGGAACGGAAACTGGGCCGCTCAGGGAAATGTTATTCCGCAGTTACTTGAACAGATGCTGTCACTGCCGTTTTTCCATGAGCCCGCCCCCAAGAGTACCGGCCGCGAGCAATTTAACCTGATCTGGATCCAGCGAATGCTGACACTGCTTGATCAGGCACCCAACAACACCGATGTACAGGCAACCCTCGCCGAACTGACCGCCACCAGCATTGCGATGGCAATCCGTTCCCACGGGCTTGAAACAGCAGAGGTCTATCTGTGTGGCGGGGGGAGTCATAACCGGCATTTACAGCAACGGATTCAGGCCCTCCTGCCCGGTTACACGGTGGCAACGACTGCCGCACTGAATCTGCACCCTGACTGGGTTGAAGCCGTGGCATTCGCCTGGCTTGCCAAACAGACTCTGGAGAATCTGCCGGGGAACATGCCAACCGTGACCGGCGCATCCGGCTACCGGATACTCGGGGCAATTTATCCTGCTTAA